In Vespula pensylvanica isolate Volc-1 chromosome 16, ASM1446617v1, whole genome shotgun sequence, the following proteins share a genomic window:
- the LOC122634821 gene encoding poly(A) RNA polymerase gld-2 homolog A-like isoform X1, whose amino-acid sequence MYHTMYPPQMMVQIMGGQHASGQYLSTPTQMVHINSTNVLSPAEYTQYIPDVSGHNRHHMMQTGSYPLELLQLMGVEIPSLRHIDYVSNVGTGSGSGNWPRRIIPPNNTSPLQPPLHLNFRPSNNNSIKKQHWSNKTSKKSSYRENFLYNDKYNSDSGFSSRSPTPSKYQADSSQNESSDERDSITSSIERGIKKLHRVQSDYSIVNNKITEEGFISSASAHQFYQNQRPVNYYPAFSTPRSLQNYQNKRRYHTGKGSPPPQRSQRGKKFTGVILPGYSMFPRCYTAPDRFLARSHLIEVNYTPADLITGTVWDKLSQDIWKKFITNQQTEVVYRNKMNLWKYLYVLIKGTFPKYGLFLVGSTMNGFGSDNSDVDMCLLVRHTEMDQRNEAIAHLEQILRCLKRSDIITQLELIQAKVPILKFHDAMQNLEVDLNCNNAVGIRNTHLLYCYSQIDWRVRPLVLVVKLWAQCQNINDAKNMTISSYSLVLMVIHFLQCGVNPPVLPCLHSLYVGKFGPHTDIHSIDINEKLNIPHTWFYPTNRQSLGELFVEFFRYYVTFNFSQYAISVRLARKIPIDECRRARSLKNDPHQWKCLCIEEPFDLTNTARSVYDPDVFARIKQIFDCTYQKLKEGHNLASIFVKVNTISSFAMT is encoded by the exons atgtatcaCACTATGTATCCACCACAAATGATGGTGCAGATTATGGGTGGCCAACATGCGAGTGGACAATATCTATCAACGCCAACACAAATGGTACATATTAATAGTACAAATGTATTATCACCGGCAGAATATACACAGTATATACCTGATGTGTCTGGCCATAATAGGCATCATATGATGcag ACTGGAAGTTATCCATTGGAATTATTGCAATTAATGGGTGTTGAAATTCCTTCATTGCGGCACATAGATTATGTCAGTAATGTAGGTACTGGTTCTGGTTCAGGAAACTGGCCAAGGCGAATTATTCCGCCAAACAATACTTCCCCTCTACAACCGCCCTTGCATCTAAATTTTAGACcatcaaataataattcaataaagaaACAACATTGGAGTAataaaacaagtaaaaaaagtTCGTATAGAGAAAACTTTTtgtataatgataaatataatagtgaCAGTGGCTTTAGTTCCCGTTCTCCAACCCCCAGTAAATATCAAGCTGATAGTAGCCAGAATGAAAGTTCAGATGAACGGGATTCTATAACATCTTCAATTGAGCGAGGAATCAA AAAGTTACATAGAGTGCAATCAGACTATagtattgtaaataataaaattacagaaGAGGGTTTTATTTCAAGTGCCTCAGCACatcaattttatcaaaatcaaCGACCCGTTAATTATTATCCTGCTTTTTCAACTCCCAGatcattacaaaattatcaGAATAAAAGGAGATATCATACAG GTAAAGGTAGTCCACCCCCTCAAAGATCTCAACGGGGTAAAAAATTCACAGGAGTAATATTACCAGGTTACAGTATGTTCCCTAGGTGTTACACAGCTCCAGATCGATTTCTCGCTAGATCTCATCTTATTGAAGTAAATTACACACCAGCTGATTTAATAACTGGAACCGTGTGGGACAAACTTTCGCAGGATATTTGGAAGAAGTTTATTACAAATCAGCAAACTGAAGttgtttatagaaataaaatgaatcttTGGAAATATCTCTATGTTTTAATAAAG GGAACATTTCCAAAATATGGATTATTTTTGGTTGGTTCAACAATGAATGGTTTTGGATCTGACAATAGTGATGTAGATATGTGCTTATTAGTGAGACATACGGAAATGGATCAAAGAAACGAAGCTATTGCCCATTTAGAACAGATATTAAGGTGTCTCAAACGATCTG atattataacaCAACTTGAACTTATACAAGCAAAAGTTCCAATCTTGAAGTTTCACGATGCTATGCAAAATTTAGAAGTTGATCTCAATTGCAATAATGCTGTAGGAATACGTAATACTCATCTCCTTTATTGTTATTCTCAAA TTGACTGGAGAGTAAGACCTTTGGTTCTAGTTGTCAAATTATGGGCTCAATgtcaaaatataaatgacgCCAAAAACATGACGATATCTAGTTACTCTTTAGTTTTAATGGTCATACATTTTCTACAAt GTGGCGTCAATCCTCCAGTTCTTCCATGTTTACATTCTTTATATGTAGGAAAATTTGGACCGCATACAGATATTCATTCCATAGATATTAATGAGAAATTAAACATTCCACATACATGGTTTTATCCTACAAATCGTCAATCGCTCGGAGAACTTTTTGTAgaattttttagatattacgTCACATTCAA TTTCAGCCAATATGCAATTTCTGTACGTTTGGCACGTAAAATACCAATAGACGAATGTAGGAGAGcacgatcgttaaaaaatgatcCACATCAATGGAAATGTCTATGTATCGAAG aaCCATTTGATTTGACAAATACTGCTAGGTCGGTGTATGACCCAGATGTATTTGCAAGAATCAAGCAGATATTTGATTGTACCTACCAAAAACTAAAGGAAGGTCATAATTTAGCAAGCATCTTTGTCAAAGTTAATACTATATCATCTTTTGCTATGACATAA
- the LOC122634821 gene encoding poly(A) RNA polymerase gld-2 homolog A-like isoform X3: MGVEIPSLRHIDYVSNVGTGSGSGNWPRRIIPPNNTSPLQPPLHLNFRPSNNNSIKKQHWSNKTSKKSSYRENFLYNDKYNSDSGFSSRSPTPSKYQADSSQNESSDERDSITSSIERGIKKLHRVQSDYSIVNNKITEEGFISSASAHQFYQNQRPVNYYPAFSTPRSLQNYQNKRRYHTGKGSPPPQRSQRGKKFTGVILPGYSMFPRCYTAPDRFLARSHLIEVNYTPADLITGTVWDKLSQDIWKKFITNQQTEVVYRNKMNLWKYLYVLIKGTFPKYGLFLVGSTMNGFGSDNSDVDMCLLVRHTEMDQRNEAIAHLEQILRCLKRSDIITQLELIQAKVPILKFHDAMQNLEVDLNCNNAVGIRNTHLLYCYSQIDWRVRPLVLVVKLWAQCQNINDAKNMTISSYSLVLMVIHFLQCGVNPPVLPCLHSLYVGKFGPHTDIHSIDINEKLNIPHTWFYPTNRQSLGELFVEFFRYYVTFNFSQYAISVRLARKIPIDECRRARSLKNDPHQWKCLCIEEPFDLTNTARSVYDPDVFARIKQIFDCTYQKLKEGHNLASIFVKVNTISSFAMT; the protein is encoded by the exons ATGGGTGTTGAAATTCCTTCATTGCGGCACATAGATTATGTCAGTAATGTAGGTACTGGTTCTGGTTCAGGAAACTGGCCAAGGCGAATTATTCCGCCAAACAATACTTCCCCTCTACAACCGCCCTTGCATCTAAATTTTAGACcatcaaataataattcaataaagaaACAACATTGGAGTAataaaacaagtaaaaaaagtTCGTATAGAGAAAACTTTTtgtataatgataaatataatagtgaCAGTGGCTTTAGTTCCCGTTCTCCAACCCCCAGTAAATATCAAGCTGATAGTAGCCAGAATGAAAGTTCAGATGAACGGGATTCTATAACATCTTCAATTGAGCGAGGAATCAA AAAGTTACATAGAGTGCAATCAGACTATagtattgtaaataataaaattacagaaGAGGGTTTTATTTCAAGTGCCTCAGCACatcaattttatcaaaatcaaCGACCCGTTAATTATTATCCTGCTTTTTCAACTCCCAGatcattacaaaattatcaGAATAAAAGGAGATATCATACAG GTAAAGGTAGTCCACCCCCTCAAAGATCTCAACGGGGTAAAAAATTCACAGGAGTAATATTACCAGGTTACAGTATGTTCCCTAGGTGTTACACAGCTCCAGATCGATTTCTCGCTAGATCTCATCTTATTGAAGTAAATTACACACCAGCTGATTTAATAACTGGAACCGTGTGGGACAAACTTTCGCAGGATATTTGGAAGAAGTTTATTACAAATCAGCAAACTGAAGttgtttatagaaataaaatgaatcttTGGAAATATCTCTATGTTTTAATAAAG GGAACATTTCCAAAATATGGATTATTTTTGGTTGGTTCAACAATGAATGGTTTTGGATCTGACAATAGTGATGTAGATATGTGCTTATTAGTGAGACATACGGAAATGGATCAAAGAAACGAAGCTATTGCCCATTTAGAACAGATATTAAGGTGTCTCAAACGATCTG atattataacaCAACTTGAACTTATACAAGCAAAAGTTCCAATCTTGAAGTTTCACGATGCTATGCAAAATTTAGAAGTTGATCTCAATTGCAATAATGCTGTAGGAATACGTAATACTCATCTCCTTTATTGTTATTCTCAAA TTGACTGGAGAGTAAGACCTTTGGTTCTAGTTGTCAAATTATGGGCTCAATgtcaaaatataaatgacgCCAAAAACATGACGATATCTAGTTACTCTTTAGTTTTAATGGTCATACATTTTCTACAAt GTGGCGTCAATCCTCCAGTTCTTCCATGTTTACATTCTTTATATGTAGGAAAATTTGGACCGCATACAGATATTCATTCCATAGATATTAATGAGAAATTAAACATTCCACATACATGGTTTTATCCTACAAATCGTCAATCGCTCGGAGAACTTTTTGTAgaattttttagatattacgTCACATTCAA TTTCAGCCAATATGCAATTTCTGTACGTTTGGCACGTAAAATACCAATAGACGAATGTAGGAGAGcacgatcgttaaaaaatgatcCACATCAATGGAAATGTCTATGTATCGAAG aaCCATTTGATTTGACAAATACTGCTAGGTCGGTGTATGACCCAGATGTATTTGCAAGAATCAAGCAGATATTTGATTGTACCTACCAAAAACTAAAGGAAGGTCATAATTTAGCAAGCATCTTTGTCAAAGTTAATACTATATCATCTTTTGCTATGACATAA
- the LOC122634821 gene encoding poly(A) RNA polymerase gld-2 homolog A-like isoform X2: MGGQHASGQYLSTPTQMVHINSTNVLSPAEYTQYIPDVSGHNRHHMMQTGSYPLELLQLMGVEIPSLRHIDYVSNVGTGSGSGNWPRRIIPPNNTSPLQPPLHLNFRPSNNNSIKKQHWSNKTSKKSSYRENFLYNDKYNSDSGFSSRSPTPSKYQADSSQNESSDERDSITSSIERGIKKLHRVQSDYSIVNNKITEEGFISSASAHQFYQNQRPVNYYPAFSTPRSLQNYQNKRRYHTGKGSPPPQRSQRGKKFTGVILPGYSMFPRCYTAPDRFLARSHLIEVNYTPADLITGTVWDKLSQDIWKKFITNQQTEVVYRNKMNLWKYLYVLIKGTFPKYGLFLVGSTMNGFGSDNSDVDMCLLVRHTEMDQRNEAIAHLEQILRCLKRSDIITQLELIQAKVPILKFHDAMQNLEVDLNCNNAVGIRNTHLLYCYSQIDWRVRPLVLVVKLWAQCQNINDAKNMTISSYSLVLMVIHFLQCGVNPPVLPCLHSLYVGKFGPHTDIHSIDINEKLNIPHTWFYPTNRQSLGELFVEFFRYYVTFNFSQYAISVRLARKIPIDECRRARSLKNDPHQWKCLCIEEPFDLTNTARSVYDPDVFARIKQIFDCTYQKLKEGHNLASIFVKVNTISSFAMT; encoded by the exons ATGGGTGGCCAACATGCGAGTGGACAATATCTATCAACGCCAACACAAATGGTACATATTAATAGTACAAATGTATTATCACCGGCAGAATATACACAGTATATACCTGATGTGTCTGGCCATAATAGGCATCATATGATGcag ACTGGAAGTTATCCATTGGAATTATTGCAATTAATGGGTGTTGAAATTCCTTCATTGCGGCACATAGATTATGTCAGTAATGTAGGTACTGGTTCTGGTTCAGGAAACTGGCCAAGGCGAATTATTCCGCCAAACAATACTTCCCCTCTACAACCGCCCTTGCATCTAAATTTTAGACcatcaaataataattcaataaagaaACAACATTGGAGTAataaaacaagtaaaaaaagtTCGTATAGAGAAAACTTTTtgtataatgataaatataatagtgaCAGTGGCTTTAGTTCCCGTTCTCCAACCCCCAGTAAATATCAAGCTGATAGTAGCCAGAATGAAAGTTCAGATGAACGGGATTCTATAACATCTTCAATTGAGCGAGGAATCAA AAAGTTACATAGAGTGCAATCAGACTATagtattgtaaataataaaattacagaaGAGGGTTTTATTTCAAGTGCCTCAGCACatcaattttatcaaaatcaaCGACCCGTTAATTATTATCCTGCTTTTTCAACTCCCAGatcattacaaaattatcaGAATAAAAGGAGATATCATACAG GTAAAGGTAGTCCACCCCCTCAAAGATCTCAACGGGGTAAAAAATTCACAGGAGTAATATTACCAGGTTACAGTATGTTCCCTAGGTGTTACACAGCTCCAGATCGATTTCTCGCTAGATCTCATCTTATTGAAGTAAATTACACACCAGCTGATTTAATAACTGGAACCGTGTGGGACAAACTTTCGCAGGATATTTGGAAGAAGTTTATTACAAATCAGCAAACTGAAGttgtttatagaaataaaatgaatcttTGGAAATATCTCTATGTTTTAATAAAG GGAACATTTCCAAAATATGGATTATTTTTGGTTGGTTCAACAATGAATGGTTTTGGATCTGACAATAGTGATGTAGATATGTGCTTATTAGTGAGACATACGGAAATGGATCAAAGAAACGAAGCTATTGCCCATTTAGAACAGATATTAAGGTGTCTCAAACGATCTG atattataacaCAACTTGAACTTATACAAGCAAAAGTTCCAATCTTGAAGTTTCACGATGCTATGCAAAATTTAGAAGTTGATCTCAATTGCAATAATGCTGTAGGAATACGTAATACTCATCTCCTTTATTGTTATTCTCAAA TTGACTGGAGAGTAAGACCTTTGGTTCTAGTTGTCAAATTATGGGCTCAATgtcaaaatataaatgacgCCAAAAACATGACGATATCTAGTTACTCTTTAGTTTTAATGGTCATACATTTTCTACAAt GTGGCGTCAATCCTCCAGTTCTTCCATGTTTACATTCTTTATATGTAGGAAAATTTGGACCGCATACAGATATTCATTCCATAGATATTAATGAGAAATTAAACATTCCACATACATGGTTTTATCCTACAAATCGTCAATCGCTCGGAGAACTTTTTGTAgaattttttagatattacgTCACATTCAA TTTCAGCCAATATGCAATTTCTGTACGTTTGGCACGTAAAATACCAATAGACGAATGTAGGAGAGcacgatcgttaaaaaatgatcCACATCAATGGAAATGTCTATGTATCGAAG aaCCATTTGATTTGACAAATACTGCTAGGTCGGTGTATGACCCAGATGTATTTGCAAGAATCAAGCAGATATTTGATTGTACCTACCAAAAACTAAAGGAAGGTCATAATTTAGCAAGCATCTTTGTCAAAGTTAATACTATATCATCTTTTGCTATGACATAA
- the LOC122634836 gene encoding syntaxin-18, with amino-acid sequence MDVSILFRACVKTVSLQDKNLGSSSFTKPLKKTKNKSAFYVKTQAVVAQIAKLKEFLLENRKAYLNFSNYFSNIPRMTDVDRDQIDAGAQTIMSTCSQLIKELKREIAFSEVSRQNMEHREIVLLLIEDYLKNVCKIYSEQKAIRVKRAIEMRTISKFELDTKSNKIMDMDNKRSVSNLIEKTNNTENQSNSGKSNPMKVQEINEDVNTLLYEELSPEDIQMFESENEQLYNELSTVTEEVRQIESKVVHIAELQEIFTEKVLDQDKDLDRLMTTVVGSTENVKEANEQIRQAIQRNAGLRVWILFFLLVMSFSLLFLDWYNP; translated from the coding sequence ATGGATGTCAGTATACTATTCAGAGCCTGCGTAAAAACTGTTAGTttacaagataaaaatttagGATCTTCTAGTTTTACGAAACCattgaaaaagacaaaaaataaaagtgctTTTTACGTTAAAACCCAAGCTGTAGTTGCACAAATAGCAAAacttaaagaatttttattagaaaatcgGAAAGCTTActtaaatttttcgaattatttttctaacatacCACGCATGACTGATGTAGATCGCGATCAAATTGATGCAGGAGCTCAAACAATTATGAGTACTTGTTCTCAGCTTATTAAAGAATTGAAGAGAGAAATTGCATTTTCAGAAGTTTCTAGACAAAATATGGAACATCGTGAAATCGTGTTACTCTTGATTGAAGATTATTTGAAAAacgtttgtaaaatttattcagAACAAAAAGCTATACGAGTGAAAAGAGCTATCGAAATGAGGACTATATCTAAATTTGAATTAGATAcaaaatcgaacaaaattaTGGACATGGATAATAAACGGTCtgtttcaaatttaattgaaaaaacaaataacacAGAAAATCAGAGCAATTCAGGCAAATCAAATCCCATGAAAGTTCaagaaattaatgaagatGTTAATACTCTTTTATATGAAGAATTGTCACCTGAAGATATCCAGATGTTTGAGTCAGAAAATGAGCAGTTATATAATGAACTTAGTACAGTAACAGAGGAGGTCAGACAAATTGAAAGTAAAGTAGTTCATATAGCTGaattacaagaaatatttacagAAAAAGTACTAGATCAAGACAAAGATCTTGATCGATTAATGACAACAGTTGTTGGATCTactgaaaatgtaaaagaagcTAATGAACAGATTCGACAAGCTATTCAAAGAAATGCTGGACTTAGAGTgtggattctttttttcctattagTCATgtcattttctttactttttcttgatTGGTATAATCCgtaa
- the LOC122634822 gene encoding coatomer subunit epsilon, whose product MARQQQSDVDELFDVKNHFYIGNYQQCINETQKIKPSSPEVAMERDVFLYRAYIAQRKFRIVLNEINNSSPLELQPLKTLADYFANPSRREAIVAELDQAANHTNLDNHNFMIVAATIYYHEKNLESALRVLRNVDHLECLALTLQIYLKMDRLDLARKELKTMQEKDDDATLTQLAQAWLNISSGGDKLQDAYYIFQEMIDKHSSTSMLLNGQATCFIGQAKYEEAETALQESLDKDSNNPDTLINMIVLSQHMGKPPEVANRYLSQLKDSHLEHPFVQEYLQKEIEFQRLRKQYSSSA is encoded by the exons ATGGCACGTCAGCAGCAAAGCGATGTCGATGAATTGTTCGACGTAAAAAATCACTTTTATATCGGTAATTATCAACAATGTATCAACGAAACACAAAAAATCAAA CCCTCTTCTCCAGAGGTAGCAATGGAACGcgatgtatttttatatcgtgcTTACATAGCACAAAGGAAATTCCGTATTGTTTTAAATGAAATCAATAATTCATCACCATTAGAATTACAACCATTGAAAACTTTAGCGGATTATTTTGCAAATCCGTCACGTAGAGAAGCAATCGTTGCGGAATTAGATCAAGCAGCAAATCACACTAATTTAGACAATCACAATTTTATGATTGTTGCTGCTACTATATACTATCACGAAAAGAATTTAGAATCTGCTTTACGAGTACTTCGTAATGTGGATCATTTGGAATGTTTAGCATTAACATTGCAAATTTACTTGAAGATGGATCGGTTGGATCTGGCTAGAAAAGAACTCAAAACGATGCAAGAGAAAGATGATGATGCTACGTTAACACAGCTTGCTCAAGCATGGTTAAACATAAGCAGTGGAGGGGACAAATTACAGGAtgcttattatatatttcag GAAATGATTGATAAGCATTCCAGTACAAGTATGTTGTTAAATGGCCAAGCTACTTGTTTTATTGGTCAAGCAAAATACGAAGAAGCTGAAACAGCTTTGCAAGAATCACTTGATAAAGATAGTAATAATCCTGACACCTTAATCAATATGATTGTCCTTTCACAACATATGGGAAAACCACCTGAAGTTGCAAATCGTTATTTAAGTCAATTAAAGGATTCTCATTTGGAACATCCATTTGTTCAAGAATATttgcaaaaagaaattgaatttcaAAGACTTAGAAAACAATATTCATCGTCTGCCTAA